Proteins from a genomic interval of Brucella melitensis bv. 1 str. 16M:
- a CDS encoding ABC transporter permease, with the protein MSSVAETTAPTSGVRKRQLPLSWLGVAPFFLFAILFLIWPTMYLIIGAFQDPAGNFTLQNIHDLFQPQIMSAYWISIKVSFASAVGGAIIGFFLAWAVVLGNLPSWLRPTVLTFSGVASNFAGVPLASAFLATLGRTGFVTILLREWFGFNLYSTGFNLLSFFGLTLTYLFFQIPLVVLILTPALDGLKKEWREASSILGATHMQYWRMVAFPILWPSLLGTTLLLFANAFGAIATAYALTGSSLNIVPILLYAQIRGDVLHNQNLGYALALGMIVITGVSNLLYIWLRIRAERWQR; encoded by the coding sequence ATGAGTTCAGTAGCCGAAACAACTGCCCCCACCAGCGGAGTGCGCAAGCGTCAGCTTCCGTTATCCTGGCTTGGCGTGGCACCGTTTTTCCTCTTCGCCATTCTCTTCCTGATATGGCCGACGATGTATCTCATCATCGGCGCATTTCAGGATCCGGCCGGAAATTTCACCCTCCAGAACATCCACGATCTGTTCCAGCCGCAAATCATGAGCGCCTACTGGATATCGATCAAGGTCAGTTTTGCATCGGCCGTGGGTGGCGCGATCATCGGCTTCTTTCTGGCCTGGGCGGTCGTTCTCGGCAATCTGCCATCATGGCTGCGCCCGACAGTATTGACCTTTTCCGGCGTCGCCTCGAATTTCGCGGGCGTGCCGCTCGCCTCTGCCTTTCTGGCAACCTTGGGGCGCACCGGCTTCGTGACGATCCTGCTGCGCGAATGGTTCGGCTTCAATCTCTATTCGACCGGCTTCAATCTGCTGTCCTTCTTCGGCCTGACGCTCACCTATCTCTTCTTCCAGATTCCGCTGGTGGTGCTGATCCTGACGCCCGCACTCGACGGCCTGAAGAAGGAATGGCGCGAGGCTTCCTCCATTCTGGGTGCCACCCATATGCAATATTGGCGTATGGTGGCCTTCCCGATCTTGTGGCCAAGCCTGCTCGGCACCACGCTTCTTCTGTTTGCAAACGCTTTTGGGGCCATAGCCACAGCCTATGCGCTGACCGGCTCCTCGCTTAATATCGTGCCGATCCTGCTCTATGCGCAGATACGCGGTGACGTACTGCATAACCAGAATCTGGGCTATGCGCTGGCGCTCGGCATGATCGTCATAACCGGCGTTTCCAATCTTCTTTATATCTGGCTGCGCATACGCGCCGAAAGGTGGCAGCGATGA
- a CDS encoding ABC transporter permease, whose product MKSKGSNLRKISAQKIGAWIAFFVGAIYFLVPLIGTFEFSLRMRRGEYSFDAYRVVFADANFQATFTYSIVLGLLTIIFGVLLAVPTAYWVRLRLPQLRPVMEFITLMPLVIPAIVIVFGYLRIYNSSSWLPFTASTRATDVLLMFGYMTLSLPYMYRAVDTAMRTIDVNTLTEAAQSLGAGWGRIMFKVIFPNVISGVMSGAFITFAIVIGEFTLASLLNRPAFGPYLQLVGANRAYEPSALAIISFGITWLSIIMLQLVSRLNKFKTTAG is encoded by the coding sequence ATGAAAAGCAAAGGGAGCAATCTGCGAAAAATCAGCGCCCAGAAGATCGGCGCATGGATCGCCTTTTTCGTCGGCGCGATCTATTTTCTCGTACCGCTCATCGGCACGTTCGAGTTTTCGCTGCGTATGCGGCGCGGGGAATATTCCTTCGATGCCTATCGCGTCGTCTTCGCCGATGCGAATTTTCAGGCAACCTTCACCTATTCCATCGTGCTTGGCCTGTTGACCATCATATTCGGTGTGCTTCTGGCGGTGCCGACCGCGTATTGGGTGCGCCTGCGCCTGCCGCAATTACGCCCTGTGATGGAATTCATCACGCTGATGCCTCTGGTCATTCCGGCAATCGTCATCGTGTTCGGTTATCTGCGCATCTATAATTCGTCGTCATGGCTGCCATTCACCGCATCAACCCGCGCAACCGACGTGCTTTTGATGTTCGGCTATATGACGCTGTCGCTGCCCTATATGTATCGCGCCGTCGATACGGCAATGCGCACCATCGATGTCAACACACTGACGGAAGCAGCACAAAGCCTCGGCGCGGGCTGGGGCCGTATCATGTTCAAGGTGATCTTTCCCAATGTGATCTCCGGCGTGATGAGCGGCGCCTTCATCACATTCGCCATTGTCATCGGCGAATTTACGCTCGCTTCCCTTTTGAACCGTCCGGCTTTCGGCCCCTATCTACAGCTTGTCGGCGCCAACCGCGCCTACGAACCGTCGGCGCTGGCGATCATTTCGTTCGGCATCACGTGGCTCAGCATCATCATGTTGCAGCTCGTTTCGCGCCTCAATAAATTCAAGACAACCGCCGGGTAA
- a CDS encoding HlyD family secretion protein encodes MSAPKSVDKADIRPFPTAKTVAPLHQPATNEAPANERTQPHAVPDEAVSAKGGAKKGFGKRVDLPSLVAVAAIGALWYGYNWWTVGRFMVSTDDAYVQGDIASIAPKVTGYIENIPVAANQQVKAGDVIFQFDAGDYQIALDEANAKLATQKETLIRIQAQTDAAKAALLQANADQQAAKAVLLNAQSTMARVQKLHETRFVAQSELDNAQSALDQARARLAGVDAQIASAKANISVLEAQYNEAASSTKSLELARDKAARDLSFTSLRAPFDGVIGNLSGKKGDLVAPGQKIAALVPVDQLYIDANFKETQLAHIKVGETAHIYVDAIDGTKFDGKVASIAPASGAVFSLLPPENATGNFTKVVQRVPVRITIPKEAFESGKIRAGLSVIVDVDTRTAPDQTAN; translated from the coding sequence ATGTCCGCCCCGAAATCCGTTGATAAAGCTGATATTCGTCCATTTCCGACCGCCAAAACCGTTGCGCCGCTCCATCAGCCTGCAACGAATGAAGCGCCTGCCAATGAAAGAACGCAGCCCCACGCCGTTCCGGACGAAGCCGTATCCGCCAAGGGCGGCGCGAAGAAAGGCTTCGGCAAGCGCGTCGACCTGCCCAGCCTTGTAGCCGTCGCTGCCATAGGCGCGCTCTGGTATGGCTATAACTGGTGGACCGTCGGGCGCTTCATGGTTTCGACAGACGATGCCTATGTTCAGGGCGACATTGCCTCCATCGCACCCAAGGTCACCGGCTATATTGAAAACATCCCCGTAGCCGCAAACCAGCAGGTCAAGGCCGGCGATGTGATCTTCCAGTTCGATGCGGGCGACTATCAGATCGCGCTTGACGAAGCCAATGCCAAGCTGGCCACGCAAAAAGAAACGCTCATCCGCATCCAGGCCCAGACCGATGCCGCCAAGGCCGCGCTGTTGCAGGCAAATGCCGATCAGCAGGCGGCCAAGGCCGTGCTGCTCAACGCGCAGAGCACCATGGCTCGCGTGCAGAAGCTGCATGAAACCCGTTTCGTCGCGCAATCCGAACTCGACAATGCCCAGTCCGCCCTGGACCAGGCCCGCGCCAGGCTGGCCGGGGTAGATGCGCAAATTGCATCCGCCAAGGCCAATATTTCCGTTCTCGAAGCGCAATATAATGAAGCGGCAAGCTCTACTAAATCGCTGGAACTTGCCCGCGATAAGGCTGCACGCGATCTTTCGTTTACGAGCCTGCGCGCGCCTTTCGACGGTGTGATCGGCAATCTTTCCGGCAAGAAGGGCGACCTCGTTGCCCCCGGCCAGAAGATCGCGGCGCTCGTGCCGGTCGACCAGCTTTATATCGATGCGAATTTCAAGGAAACCCAACTCGCCCACATCAAGGTTGGCGAGACGGCGCATATCTATGTCGATGCGATCGACGGCACGAAGTTTGACGGCAAGGTAGCCTCCATTGCTCCGGCTTCCGGTGCGGTGTTCTCGCTACTGCCGCCGGAAAACGCCACCGGGAATTTCACCAAGGTCGTGCAGCGCGTTCCGGTTCGCATCACCATTCCGAAAGAAGCATTTGAATCCGGCAAGATCCGTGCGGGCCTCAGCGTCATTGTTGACGTGGACACGCGCACCGCGCCGGACCAGACGGCAAACTGA
- a CDS encoding ABC transporter substrate-binding protein, translating to MLSYTARLLSLSTAIAVAGVSIATAEPSAELIAAAKAEGELTTIALPHDWCGYGDIIKSFKDKYGIKVNELNPDAGSGDEVEAIKANKNNKGPQAPDVIDVGFAFGTSAKKDGLTQAYKVSTWDEIPDSAKDPEGHWYGDYYGVLAFEVNKDIVKDAPQDWEDLLKSDYANAVALAGDPRVSAQAILGVHAAGIARGAEPGEAAGKKGLEFYKELNANGNFVPVIGKAASLAQGSTPIVIRWDYNSLADRDTLNGNPEVETIIPKSGVIAGVYVQAISAYAPHPNAAKLWTEHIYSDEGQLGYLKGYCHPIRFNAMAKAGKIPQELLDKLPPAAAYEKAIFPTIEQIEAAQATITKDWDSVVGANVQ from the coding sequence ATGCTTAGCTATACCGCGCGTCTGCTGTCGCTTTCGACCGCAATCGCCGTTGCCGGAGTTTCCATTGCTACGGCTGAGCCTTCAGCCGAACTCATTGCCGCCGCCAAGGCGGAAGGTGAGCTGACCACCATCGCACTCCCGCATGACTGGTGCGGCTATGGCGACATCATCAAGTCCTTCAAGGACAAATATGGCATCAAGGTCAACGAACTGAACCCCGACGCAGGTTCGGGCGACGAAGTGGAGGCCATCAAGGCCAACAAGAACAATAAGGGCCCGCAGGCACCCGACGTCATCGATGTCGGCTTTGCATTCGGCACGTCCGCAAAGAAAGACGGCCTGACACAGGCCTACAAGGTTTCCACCTGGGACGAAATCCCGGATAGCGCCAAGGACCCGGAAGGGCACTGGTATGGCGATTATTACGGCGTTCTGGCCTTTGAGGTGAACAAGGACATCGTCAAGGACGCGCCACAGGATTGGGAAGACCTTCTCAAGAGCGATTATGCCAATGCCGTCGCGCTCGCAGGCGATCCGCGCGTTTCGGCGCAGGCTATTCTCGGTGTTCATGCCGCCGGCATCGCACGCGGCGCGGAGCCGGGCGAAGCGGCTGGCAAGAAGGGCCTCGAATTCTACAAGGAACTGAACGCCAACGGCAATTTCGTTCCTGTCATCGGCAAGGCCGCCTCGCTGGCACAGGGTTCGACCCCGATCGTCATCCGCTGGGACTATAATTCGCTTGCCGACCGCGACACGCTGAACGGCAATCCGGAAGTGGAAACCATCATCCCGAAGTCGGGCGTGATCGCCGGTGTCTATGTTCAGGCCATCAGCGCCTATGCACCCCATCCCAATGCTGCGAAGCTGTGGACGGAGCACATCTATTCGGATGAAGGCCAGCTTGGCTATCTGAAGGGCTATTGCCACCCGATCCGCTTCAACGCGATGGCAAAGGCCGGCAAGATCCCGCAGGAACTGCTCGACAAGCTGCCGCCCGCCGCCGCCTATGAAAAGGCTATCTTCCCGACCATTGAACAGATTGAGGCCGCACAGGCCACGATCACCAAGGATTGGGACAGCGTTGTGGGCGCAAACGTCCAGTAA
- a CDS encoding TetR/AcrR family transcriptional regulator has protein sequence MKPARNTSRIGDISDDKKGELRSAPDKAELSASCLPETECGRTRLAAGQDPAKRSQILEGAQSVFLRMGFDAASMNDITREAGVSKGTIYVYFNSKEDLFVALCEHYRQTLFSSFIGQLEKGFSNRQELIDFGVALTTLITSSIAIRAQRIVVGVSERKPELAARFYERGPKRSHAIMAQSLQAMIDAGVLEQHDVTRTAYQLSDLFFAGLYRPRLFGALAEAPSEQAIRDNVESAVDFFFRAYGKK, from the coding sequence ATGAAACCTGCACGCAACACTTCCCGCATTGGCGACATTTCCGACGACAAGAAAGGCGAGCTTCGTTCAGCCCCGGACAAGGCCGAATTATCCGCCTCCTGCCTGCCTGAAACCGAATGTGGGCGCACAAGGCTTGCTGCGGGGCAGGACCCGGCCAAGCGCAGCCAGATCCTCGAAGGCGCGCAAAGCGTGTTCCTGCGCATGGGGTTCGATGCCGCCAGCATGAACGACATCACCCGCGAGGCGGGCGTATCGAAGGGAACGATCTACGTCTATTTCAACAGTAAGGAAGACCTGTTTGTCGCGCTATGCGAACATTATCGCCAGACGCTGTTCAGCAGCTTTATCGGCCAGTTGGAAAAGGGCTTTTCCAACCGCCAGGAGCTGATCGATTTCGGCGTGGCGCTGACGACGCTGATTACCTCCTCCATCGCCATTCGCGCGCAGCGCATCGTCGTCGGTGTGAGCGAGCGCAAGCCGGAACTTGCAGCACGCTTTTACGAGCGCGGCCCGAAACGCAGCCATGCCATCATGGCGCAATCCCTTCAGGCGATGATCGACGCGGGTGTGCTCGAGCAGCACGATGTAACAAGAACAGCCTATCAACTTTCTGATCTTTTTTTCGCCGGGCTCTATCGTCCCCGGCTCTTCGGTGCGCTTGCGGAGGCACCTTCCGAGCAGGCGATTCGGGACAATGTGGAGTCCGCGGTAGACTTTTTCTTTAGAGCCTATGGCAAAAAGTAG
- the vjbR gene encoding HTH-type quorum sensing-dependent transcriptional regulator VjbR, whose amino-acid sequence MSLDLVHFPNYKKTFFGSSFQSDTLALLTRIRDEIGCRYVTHTYRGRVGDCTKVNSADLTVLMTLPATWVARYSSKNYFAIDPVFQEDAPYYRNDTSAIARDLKEDADICPAVAELLHDAEKHGLGNLFIAVSARNPKGVAGCTVFTFEVEDEDRTQFLARMRPRLLSLAGIIHGTVCGCKDANSVASLLTPREVDCLRWAANGKTDGEIAEILSIARWTVVTYLQNAKIKLNCSNRTSAVATALSLGIIDMPEVQHLV is encoded by the coding sequence ATGAGTCTTGATCTCGTTCATTTTCCGAATTACAAAAAAACCTTTTTTGGTTCTTCCTTTCAAAGCGATACTTTGGCGCTTCTAACCCGCATCCGGGATGAAATAGGATGCCGCTACGTAACGCATACCTATCGTGGTCGCGTAGGCGACTGCACGAAGGTGAATTCAGCCGATCTGACTGTTCTTATGACGCTGCCTGCTACCTGGGTCGCGCGCTATTCCTCGAAAAACTACTTTGCCATTGACCCGGTTTTTCAGGAAGACGCTCCGTATTACCGCAATGATACGAGCGCCATTGCCCGCGACCTGAAAGAAGATGCGGATATTTGCCCGGCCGTTGCCGAACTGTTGCATGATGCTGAAAAGCACGGCCTGGGAAATCTTTTCATCGCCGTATCCGCGCGCAATCCCAAGGGCGTTGCGGGTTGTACGGTTTTCACTTTCGAGGTGGAGGACGAAGACCGTACGCAATTCCTTGCCAGGATGCGCCCGCGCCTTCTAAGCCTTGCCGGCATCATTCATGGAACTGTCTGCGGCTGCAAGGATGCAAATTCAGTTGCAAGCCTTCTCACCCCGCGCGAGGTCGATTGCCTGCGCTGGGCTGCCAATGGCAAGACTGATGGCGAAATCGCCGAAATCCTCAGCATCGCCCGCTGGACGGTGGTGACTTATCTACAGAATGCCAAAATCAAGCTGAACTGTTCCAATCGAACGTCGGCAGTGGCGACGGCGCTTTCCCTCGGCATTATCGATATGCCCGAGGTACAGCATCTCGTCTGA
- a CDS encoding ABC transporter ATP-binding protein codes for MAFLNIKNLKKSFGTNTVVHDFNLAVEKGEFVSFLGPSGCGKTTVLRMIAGFETPDNGSIEIDGKDVVNLRPNQRNIGMVFQAYALFPNMTVAQNVSFGLRVSGKSRSEIDATVKEMLSLIRLDHLADRYPYQMSGGQQQRVALARALATKPQVLLLDEPLSALDAKIRISLREEIRAIQQKLGITTVFVTHDQEEALSISDRIVVMHEGRADQIGSPFDIYNRPASRFVASFVGTLNMLEASVSEPAQNSIDLDGRQITVQETLAHHPKGKPLTLALRPEAVSLEARKSHDTSLEATIDDVHFLGSVIRTRVILGKNRLSFDTFNDPTHPPPQRGDKVKVHFASHDLLVLAD; via the coding sequence ATGGCTTTTCTGAATATCAAAAACCTGAAAAAGAGCTTCGGCACCAATACGGTCGTCCATGATTTCAACCTCGCCGTGGAAAAGGGTGAATTCGTCTCCTTTCTCGGCCCATCGGGCTGCGGCAAGACCACAGTTCTGCGCATGATTGCCGGCTTTGAAACCCCGGACAACGGCTCGATTGAAATCGACGGCAAGGACGTGGTGAACCTGAGGCCCAACCAGCGCAATATCGGCATGGTGTTTCAGGCTTATGCGCTCTTTCCCAATATGACCGTTGCACAGAACGTTTCGTTCGGCCTGCGCGTTTCGGGCAAGTCCCGCTCGGAAATCGATGCCACCGTGAAGGAAATGCTGAGCCTCATCCGGCTCGACCATCTGGCCGACCGCTACCCCTACCAGATGTCCGGTGGCCAGCAGCAGCGCGTGGCGCTTGCCCGTGCACTCGCCACCAAGCCGCAGGTTCTCCTGCTCGACGAGCCACTTTCGGCGCTCGATGCGAAAATCCGCATATCCTTGCGGGAAGAAATCCGCGCCATCCAGCAAAAGCTCGGCATCACCACGGTTTTCGTCACGCATGACCAGGAAGAGGCGCTGTCGATCTCCGACCGCATCGTGGTGATGCATGAAGGCCGCGCCGACCAGATCGGCTCACCCTTCGATATTTATAACCGCCCGGCCTCGCGCTTCGTCGCATCCTTCGTCGGCACGCTCAACATGCTGGAAGCTTCTGTCAGCGAACCGGCACAGAACAGCATCGATCTCGACGGGCGCCAGATCACCGTGCAGGAAACGCTCGCTCATCACCCCAAGGGCAAGCCATTGACGCTGGCGCTCCGCCCGGAGGCGGTGAGCCTTGAAGCCCGCAAGAGCCACGACACTTCGCTGGAAGCCACTATTGATGACGTGCACTTCCTCGGCTCCGTCATCCGTACGCGCGTGATACTCGGCAAGAACCGGCTGTCCTTCGACACGTTTAACGACCCGACCCACCCGCCGCCACAACGCGGCGACAAGGTGAAAGTGCATTTCGCCTCACACGATCTTCTCGTGCTGGCAGATTAG
- the flhB gene encoding flagellar biosynthesis protein FlhB gives MADDADKESKTEEATEQKIRDALDKGNMPFSREAPILAGIASFLVIAVFVAAPAATRLAVFLRELIDRPEDWLLNSAEDATRLFSVLALAVGAALVPVFIIIPLAGIAASAFQNAPRFVGERIRPQASRISPLKGWQRIFGRAGQVEFLKSLAKLLAASVIVFLVFFKGNSLFTDAVATDPGALPEFLRKNVVRLLVANVLAIAAIAGFDLAWSRIHWRQELRMTRQEVKDELKQSEGDPLVKSRLRSLGRDRARRRMINAVPTATLIVANPTHFSVALRYKPNEDAAPVVVAKGQDLIALKIREIAASHSIPVFEDVQLARALYKQVNVDQMIAPEFYKAVAELIRIINTRRAIS, from the coding sequence ATGGCGGACGATGCTGACAAGGAAAGCAAAACAGAAGAAGCCACCGAGCAGAAGATCCGCGATGCCCTGGACAAGGGCAACATGCCCTTCTCCCGCGAAGCGCCCATCCTTGCTGGCATTGCTTCCTTTCTGGTCATTGCCGTCTTCGTGGCGGCCCCGGCAGCAACCAGGCTCGCGGTCTTCCTGCGCGAACTGATCGACCGCCCGGAAGACTGGCTCTTGAACAGTGCTGAAGATGCGACCCGTCTTTTCAGCGTGCTGGCTCTCGCCGTCGGTGCGGCTTTGGTGCCGGTCTTCATCATCATTCCGCTTGCGGGCATCGCAGCCTCCGCCTTTCAGAACGCACCCCGCTTCGTCGGCGAGCGCATCCGCCCGCAGGCCTCGCGCATTTCGCCGCTCAAGGGCTGGCAGCGCATTTTCGGGCGCGCCGGCCAGGTGGAATTCCTGAAATCGCTGGCCAAGCTTCTGGCCGCAAGCGTCATCGTCTTTCTGGTTTTCTTCAAGGGAAACAGCCTTTTCACCGATGCCGTCGCCACCGATCCGGGTGCGCTGCCGGAATTCCTGCGCAAAAACGTGGTTCGTCTTCTGGTGGCCAATGTGCTCGCCATCGCGGCCATTGCCGGTTTCGATCTTGCCTGGTCGCGCATTCACTGGCGGCAGGAATTGCGCATGACCCGGCAGGAGGTGAAGGATGAATTGAAACAGTCGGAAGGCGATCCGCTGGTCAAGTCACGCCTGCGCTCGCTTGGCCGCGACCGGGCACGCCGCCGCATGATTAACGCTGTACCGACCGCCACGCTGATTGTCGCAAACCCGACCCACTTCTCGGTCGCCTTGCGTTACAAGCCCAATGAAGATGCCGCCCCCGTGGTCGTTGCCAAGGGGCAGGATCTGATCGCGCTCAAGATAAGGGAAATTGCAGCATCCCATTCGATTCCCGTCTTCGAGGATGTACAATTGGCGCGTGCACTCTATAAGCAGGTCAATGTCGATCAGATGATCGCGCCCGAGTTCTACAAGGCCGTTGCCGAACTCATCCGCATCATCAACACACGGCGCGCAATAAGTTGA
- a CDS encoding FliG C-terminal domain-containing protein: MFNQLDRSEMEELMASLQDLNRDDLNRIKAKLFTFEDIERLSQRARLLLFDEVQTEQIATALREADPKLQELVLSSLSARGRRMVESELSAEQGNITSQNIAEARRIIARIAIDLSERGIITLDATPET, translated from the coding sequence ATCTTCAACCAGCTCGACCGAAGCGAGATGGAAGAACTGATGGCAAGCCTGCAAGACCTCAACCGCGACGATCTCAACCGCATCAAGGCAAAACTCTTCACCTTCGAGGATATTGAGCGCCTGTCGCAACGTGCCCGCCTGCTGCTCTTCGATGAGGTGCAGACCGAACAGATTGCAACCGCGCTCCGCGAGGCAGACCCAAAGCTTCAGGAACTCGTTCTCTCCTCGCTCTCCGCACGCGGACGGCGCATGGTGGAATCGGAGCTGAGTGCGGAACAGGGCAACATTACCAGCCAGAATATTGCCGAAGCGCGCCGCATCATCGCCCGCATCGCCATTGATCTTTCCGAACGCGGCATCATCACGCTCGATGCCACGCCCGAAACCTGA
- the fliN gene encoding flagellar motor switch protein FliN produces MSAETKDRNMQQELNEAIEELREEKPRSAQKSASKPNLDLIMGIPVDVQVVLGGTTMPVSSLMKLGRGAVITLDKQIGDPVDIVVNGRVIARGEVIVLEDDSSRFGVSLTEIIGK; encoded by the coding sequence ATGAGCGCGGAAACCAAGGATAGGAACATGCAGCAGGAACTGAACGAAGCCATTGAGGAACTGCGCGAGGAAAAGCCACGCAGCGCGCAAAAAAGTGCTTCCAAGCCCAATCTTGATCTCATCATGGGCATTCCGGTGGATGTGCAGGTGGTTCTCGGCGGCACGACCATGCCGGTTTCCAGCCTGATGAAGCTGGGACGCGGTGCCGTCATCACGCTCGACAAGCAGATCGGCGATCCGGTCGATATCGTGGTCAACGGGCGGGTGATCGCGCGCGGTGAAGTGATCGTTCTGGAAGACGATTCCTCGCGGTTCGGCGTCAGCCTCACCGAAATCATCGGCAAGTAA
- a CDS encoding DHA2 family efflux MFS transporter permease subunit — MAADTTIGTVGGKNPADDRIDPKKTIGFMAMVFGMFMAILDIQIVSASLSEIQAGLGASTDEISWVQISYLIAEVIMIPLSGFLGRLLSTRVLFTISATGFTLASMLCATATNIEQMIVYRAIQGFIGGGMIPSVFAAAFTIFPPSKRSIVSPMIGLVATLAPTIGGYLSHAFSWHWLFLVNVGPGILVTIAAWNLIDFDEGDLSLLDKFDWWGLFGMAAFLGSLEYVLEEGPRNDWLQDHTIFIMSIILTVGAIVFFYRVFTAEQPIVDFRAFRNMNFAFGSLFSFVMGVGLYGLTYLYPLYLSMIRGYDALMIGEALFVSGLAMFFTAPVAGFLSNRMDPRLMMMIGFVGFAIGTWLVTGLTADWDFNELLMPQILRGCSLMLCMVPINNLALGTLPPSLMKNASGLFNLTRNLGGAVGLAVINTILTRRGDMHYARLAEHVRNGNAEAENMIANLTAKYNAAGMDGASIAIAKLSGMVRQQATLLSFIDVFFILTMMFCSLAICAMLLRKPSPAAGGGGGGH; from the coding sequence ATGGCCGCAGACACCACCATAGGCACTGTCGGCGGAAAAAATCCGGCAGATGATCGCATTGATCCCAAAAAGACCATCGGCTTTATGGCCATGGTCTTCGGCATGTTCATGGCGATCCTCGACATCCAGATTGTCTCGGCCTCGCTCTCCGAAATTCAGGCGGGCCTTGGCGCCAGCACCGATGAAATTTCCTGGGTGCAGATCTCCTACCTGATCGCGGAAGTCATCATGATTCCGCTTTCGGGTTTTTTGGGACGGCTTCTCTCGACGCGCGTGCTGTTTACCATTTCGGCGACGGGCTTCACCCTTGCCAGCATGCTCTGCGCGACGGCCACCAATATCGAGCAGATGATAGTTTACCGCGCCATTCAGGGCTTCATCGGCGGCGGTATGATCCCCAGCGTCTTCGCGGCCGCCTTCACCATCTTTCCCCCCTCCAAGCGATCCATCGTCTCACCGATGATCGGTCTTGTGGCAACGCTCGCGCCCACCATCGGCGGCTATCTCAGCCATGCCTTTTCCTGGCACTGGCTGTTCCTCGTCAATGTCGGCCCCGGCATTCTGGTGACCATTGCCGCATGGAACCTCATCGATTTCGATGAAGGCGACCTTTCCCTTCTCGACAAGTTCGACTGGTGGGGGCTTTTCGGCATGGCGGCCTTCCTTGGCTCCCTTGAATATGTGCTGGAGGAAGGGCCACGCAACGACTGGCTCCAGGACCACACGATCTTCATCATGTCGATCATCCTGACCGTCGGGGCCATCGTGTTCTTCTACCGCGTCTTCACAGCCGAACAGCCGATCGTGGATTTCCGCGCATTCAGGAACATGAATTTCGCCTTCGGCTCGCTCTTTTCCTTTGTGATGGGCGTCGGCCTTTACGGACTCACCTATCTCTATCCGCTCTATCTCAGCATGATCCGCGGTTATGACGCGCTGATGATCGGCGAAGCGCTGTTCGTCAGCGGCCTTGCCATGTTCTTCACCGCACCGGTTGCGGGCTTCCTGTCAAACCGGATGGACCCGCGCCTCATGATGATGATCGGCTTCGTCGGCTTTGCCATCGGCACATGGCTCGTTACCGGGCTTACCGCCGACTGGGATTTCAATGAGCTTTTGATGCCGCAAATCCTGCGCGGCTGCTCGCTGATGCTGTGCATGGTGCCGATCAACAATCTGGCGCTCGGTACATTGCCGCCCTCGCTGATGAAGAACGCCTCCGGCCTTTTCAACCTCACCCGCAATCTGGGCGGCGCGGTCGGCCTGGCCGTCATCAATACGATCCTGACACGCCGCGGCGACATGCATTATGCGCGCCTGGCCGAACATGTGCGCAACGGCAATGCCGAAGCTGAAAACATGATTGCAAACCTGACAGCCAAGTATAATGCCGCCGGAATGGATGGGGCCTCGATAGCCATAGCCAAGCTTTCCGGCATGGTGCGCCAGCAGGCGACGCTTCTGTCTTTCATCGACGTCTTCTTCATTCTGACGATGATGTTCTGCTCGCTTGCCATCTGCGCGATGCTTCTGCGCAAGCCCTCACCGGCAGCAGGCGGTGGCGGCGGCGGGCATTAA